Proteins encoded in a region of the Triticum dicoccoides isolate Atlit2015 ecotype Zavitan chromosome 3A, WEW_v2.0, whole genome shotgun sequence genome:
- the LOC119268016 gene encoding probable anion transporter 1, chloroplastic — protein MLRLLPLTLSTQCRSGGPPPHRCFVDGGSPSQRAGPGLLANNGVRVRVRRRALRGADVQPDTPPSRRDGDKPLHADAEQVEGSGVELLDSVRKLLLKDAEPGEEEQGQFPKRWAIVFLCFSAFLLCNMDRVNMSIAIMPMSAEYGWNPQTVGLIQSSFFWGYLLTQIAGGIWADKVGGKTVLGFGVIWWSVATALTPVAAKLGLPFLLVVRAFMGIGEGVAMPAMNNILSKWVPVSERSRSLALVYSGMYLGSVTGLAFSPFLIHKFGWPSVFYSFGSLGTVWFATWAAKAYSTPLEDPGISAEEKKLIISQTTSGEPVTTIPWGVILSKPPVWALIACHFCHNWGTFILLTWMPTYYNQVLKFNLTESSLFCVLPWLTMAISANVGGWIADTLVSRGTSVTTVRKIMQSIGFLGPAFFLSQLSHIDSPALAVLCMACSQGSDAFSQSGLYSNHQDIGPRYAGVLLGLSNTAGVLAGVFGTAATGYILQHGSWDDVFKLSVTLYLVGTVIWNLFSTGEKIID, from the exons atgctccgcctgctcccgctcaCCCTCTCCACCCAGTGCCGGAGCGGCGGCCCGCCGCCGCACCGCTGCTTCGTCGACGGCGGCTCGCCGTCCCAGAGAGCCGGGCCAGGGCTCCTCGCGAACAACGGAGTTCGCGTTAGAGTCCGGAGGCGAGCGCTCCGCGGGGCAGACGTCCAGCCGGACACCCCGCCATCGCGCAGGGACGGGGATAAGCCGCTGCACGCGGATGCCGAACAGGTGGAGGGCAGCGGCGTGGAGCTGCTGGACTCGGTAAGGAAGCTGCTGCTGAAGGACGCCGAGCcgggggaggaggagcaggggcaGTTCCCCAAGCGCTGGGCCAttgtcttcctctgcttctccgccttcctcctctgcaACATGGACCGC GTAAACATGAGCATTGCCATCATGCCCATGTCCGCGGAGTACGGCTGGAACCCGCAAACCGTCGGCCTCATCCAGTCGTCCTTCTTTTGGGGCTACCTCCTAACTCAG ATAGCAGGAGGGATATGGGCAGACAAAGTTGGGGGGAAGACTGTTCTTGGTTTCGGGGTGATTTGGTGGTCGGTCGCCACAGCTCTTACGCCTGTGGCGGCAAAGCTAGGCTTGCCATTTCTCCTTGTTGTGCGTGCTTTTATGGGAATTGGAGAG GGGGTTGCCATGCCCGCAATGAATAATATACTTTCAAAATGGGTTCCTGTATCAGAGAGGAGCAGATCATTAGCTCTTGTATATAGTGGGATGTACCTAGGGTCAGTGACAGGACTCGCATTTTCGCCATTTCTGATACACAAGTTTGGGTGGCCATCAGTCTTCTATTCCTTCGGCTCTCTTGGGACTGTCTGGTTCGCGACATGGGCGGCCAAG GCTTATAGTACTCCACTTGAGGATCCGGGGATTAGTGCTGAAGAAAAGAAGCTTATCATTAGTCAAACCACATCAGGAGAGCCTGTTACAACAATTCCATGGGGAGTAATATTGTCAAAACCGCCTGTTTGGGCACTTATAGCTTGCCACTTTTGCCATAACTGGGGAACTTTTATCTTGCTCACATGGATGCCTACGTACTACAACCAG GTTTTGAAATTCAACCTCACGGAGTCCAGCCTTTTCTGCGTCCTTCCCTGGCTAACAATGGCGATTTCTGCAAATGTTGGTGGTTGGATTGCAGACACACTTGTTAGTAGAGGAACATCAGTGACAACGGTTCGCAAG ATCATGCAATCAATTGGTTTCTTAGGGCCAGCCTTTTTTCTCAGTCAACTGAGCCATATCGATTCACCAGCACTGGCAGTTTTGTGCATGGCTTGTAGCCAG GGAAGTGATGCATTTTCTCAGTCTGGTCTATACTCAAATCATCAAGATATCGGTCCTCGATACGCC GGTGTACTACTTGGTCTCTCCAACACAGCTGGGGTTCTAGCTGGTGTATTTGGCACAGCAGCAACCGGATACATCTTGCAGCATG GTTCTTGGGACGATGTCTTCAAATTGTCTGTAACTCTTTATCTTGTTGGAACTGTGATATGGAATTTATTTTCAACCGGCGAGAAAATTATCGATTGA